A region from the Deinococcus multiflagellatus genome encodes:
- a CDS encoding TOMM precursor leader peptide-binding protein, giving the protein MTPAIYLLGEGTLHGLIRARSAHRAALRTDLNTPPAPGSVLLAVHDDWRPHELADLQDYARTHDLKLLPVRLDAALALVGPPVTPHTPGCALCAERRRREVAQVPDAHFAHPAPVLPPAAALSPLLAVLDDLISRAGTDWPAPGQIYAWRWTDLTGEWHRHVPLHDCPHCSPYPDDTAEAATLHLQPRLQANPEAFREKALNLDAGALRAALHDWRYGLIHHVYRAHNAGMPLVGAEFHAPDHRLNESGWGRADAFTDAEPVAFLEALERYGSQRPRGKRTRIRASARALGAHAVDLRTLGGVTQADHPAYDYAPLDPDTPTPWVWAHSFAQNAARLVPEHIAYYQHDRVPREERFLYESSNGCALGASVEEAALYGLLEVIERDAFLLAWHAQRPARRIDLAEVRDPLTLHLLRRAESLGFTPYAFDITTEFGVPAIWTLLVNESGGYPRALSAAGAHFNPEKALSAGLIEVVVNAFVHTRKPAHTEEALQAMLRDPALVRTLDDHVAVNAHPDAFDRLSFLFRDSTPPARLDDLFPDWRGWMDPDLTNVLRRLTDRVLAEGLDVLVVDQTSAVVRDLGFAQVKVIVPGSLPMTFGHLNQRFGGLSRLHTVPERLGFPNPAPALHLPHPFP; this is encoded by the coding sequence ATGACCCCCGCGATCTACCTCCTGGGCGAGGGCACGCTGCATGGCCTGATCCGGGCCCGCAGCGCCCACCGCGCCGCCCTGCGCACCGATCTGAATACCCCCCCAGCGCCCGGCAGCGTGCTGCTGGCCGTGCACGACGACTGGCGGCCCCACGAGCTGGCCGACCTGCAAGACTACGCCCGCACCCACGACCTGAAGCTGCTGCCGGTGCGCCTGGACGCGGCCCTGGCCCTGGTGGGCCCCCCGGTCACGCCCCACACGCCCGGCTGCGCCCTGTGCGCCGAGCGCCGCCGCCGCGAGGTGGCCCAGGTGCCGGACGCTCACTTTGCCCACCCGGCGCCCGTGCTGCCCCCCGCCGCCGCCCTGAGCCCGCTGCTGGCTGTGCTGGACGACTTGATCTCCCGCGCGGGCACCGACTGGCCCGCCCCAGGCCAGATTTACGCCTGGCGCTGGACTGATCTGACCGGCGAGTGGCACCGGCATGTGCCGCTGCACGACTGCCCGCACTGCTCGCCCTACCCCGACGACACCGCCGAGGCCGCCACCCTGCACCTGCAGCCCCGCCTGCAGGCCAACCCCGAAGCCTTCCGGGAAAAGGCGCTGAACCTGGACGCCGGGGCCCTGCGCGCGGCGCTGCACGACTGGCGCTACGGCCTGATTCACCATGTGTACCGCGCACACAACGCGGGCATGCCGCTGGTGGGCGCCGAGTTCCACGCCCCGGACCACCGCCTGAACGAGTCCGGCTGGGGCCGCGCCGACGCCTTCACGGATGCAGAACCGGTGGCCTTTTTAGAGGCGCTGGAACGCTACGGCAGCCAGCGCCCGCGCGGCAAGCGCACCCGGATTCGGGCCAGTGCCCGCGCGCTGGGGGCCCACGCGGTGGACCTGCGCACGCTGGGCGGTGTGACCCAGGCGGACCACCCCGCCTACGACTACGCGCCCCTGGACCCCGACACCCCCACGCCGTGGGTCTGGGCCCACTCGTTTGCCCAGAACGCCGCCCGACTGGTGCCCGAACACATTGCCTACTACCAGCACGACCGCGTGCCGCGCGAGGAACGCTTTCTGTACGAGAGTTCCAACGGCTGCGCCCTGGGTGCCTCGGTCGAAGAGGCTGCGCTCTACGGCCTGCTGGAAGTGATTGAGCGCGACGCTTTCCTGCTCGCGTGGCACGCCCAGCGGCCCGCCCGCCGCATTGACCTGGCAGAGGTGCGCGATCCCCTGACCCTGCACCTGCTGCGCCGCGCCGAGTCGCTGGGCTTCACGCCGTATGCCTTCGACATCACCACCGAATTTGGGGTGCCCGCCATCTGGACCCTGCTCGTCAATGAATCGGGGGGCTATCCGCGGGCGCTGTCGGCGGCTGGCGCGCACTTCAACCCGGAAAAGGCCCTGAGCGCCGGGCTGATCGAGGTGGTGGTGAACGCCTTTGTGCATACACGCAAGCCCGCCCACACGGAAGAAGCGCTGCAGGCCATGCTGCGTGACCCTGCCCTGGTGCGCACCCTGGATGACCATGTGGCGGTCAACGCCCACCCCGACGCCTTTGACCGCCTCTCGTTCCTGTTCCGCGATTCGACCCCGCCCGCCCGCCTGGATGACCTGTTCCCCGACTGGCGCGGCTGGATGGACCCCGACCTCACCAATGTGCTGCGCCGCCTGACGGACCGCGTGCTGGCCGAGGGGTTGGACGTGCTGGTGGTGGACCAGACGAGCGCCGTGGTGCGCGATCTGGGGTTTGCCCAGGTGAAGGTGATCGTGCCGGGCAGCCTGCCCATGACCTTTGGGCACCTGAACCAGCGCTTTGGGGGCCTGAGCCGCCTGCACACCGTGCCCGAGCGACTGGGCTTTCCCAACCCCGCCCCAGCCCTGCATCTGCCCCACCCGTTCCCGTGA